From Anastrepha obliqua isolate idAnaObli1 chromosome 3, idAnaObli1_1.0, whole genome shotgun sequence:
AAATCTTAAAGTAGACCCTCTCGATGTATGGAGAAGTTCTGAGGGaacttttccaaaattaacagACTTAGCTTTGAAACACCTCTCAGTGATGGCCACTTCTGCACCAGTTGAAAGATTATTTTCGAAGGCTGGGAATATTGTCAGAAAAACTCGAAACCGTATTTTAGGAAAGCGACTaccaaaactattatttttaaactctttGACTGAAGATTTatggcaataattttttaagtgtcTGATAAATTTTGATTTGAGGTTTGGAGGAagcttccttttcttttttaatgttcataCCCAACAATTCTCGTTATATTTAATACTTAAATTAatcgtttaattttattttgattctaGTCGAATGTTAATTGATACAAAACATTTGTGGcaattatttaattgaatttttttattacttaaactAAAAGCTTGAAGAtagctttcttttattttcttagttttgtttgttatattGCTATATTTTGTACTCTtatagttttgtattatttttactgcaataaaatatttaagagtactaaaaaatgtatatatgtatcattaatttgaatatgtatttataatctTAAAGTCGtccttttagatattttttcatacttatatatcaaatatgcatttttcgtattaaaaaatcgaaatatccacaaaaatcgattattccctcaaaaatcgattttttataaatcgatTTAtcttgaaacgaaaaaaatcgattattaaaTGATCGATTTTTTCGACTCGAGGTCACATCCCTAGTTTTCACCTTCTGTAATTTGTTATGAAATGTCAGTTTTTGCGAAAATATTCACCTCGTCAGGGTTGTTAAATCGATTTATTTCGCTAATATTAGACAGTACCTTTTTATGTTATCATTGAAATTTATCGAATAGAGAGTTGTTTTACACCATAGAACAAATTAATGAAActaattatgaaaatggtcgatctttaagaataaTATGTAGCACAATTCGTGCTACTTTGACGGCAATTGAAAGATTGgggaataaaatttaagaaaatggttctgtcgaggataaaaAGAGGACTGGcagacgttctgttgagaatattgttgctgtagcgcaaagtgttacttaacaactttcaacatcgatatGTCGACGGTCTCAACAATTCGTGAGTCGACTGTTTTGAGGATTTTACCAGTAGCCATGATCATGGTGGATATTTAAATTATGCCATTTTCCACATGCAATTTTTAAGAACCGaaataataatacgttcacatataagtagatgatctactttttcgcccttaactcaaaatccctaattaaaaagcgcgataaaattttttgctatttattattagcagacaattgcgcaattaaattagttattccttctccttgtattttcttcatatcgttaataataattaaagaaaccaaaaacaccgaaatattccaccaaaataatttccatgaagaaaaacctctcaaagcagtcttgacagctgattgtcaattttgcaggtaatctgccatatatgCACGGGTAGATTAGTTTGGTgaatttataggtgattaatgcatatgtgaacgtattatatgtttgtacatgatttattttgaaacaaaatctaAGCGCGTCTTTGGAAATACCCCTTAATTACCAACAAACTCCCGAGGTAACGAAATTAGTGTGAGTACCCCTAGTATCGTTTTAACGATATAGAAGAGCAAAAGGTTGTTCACACTTAGAAAAGTTTACCGAGCTAGGGCATACAACTTAAATGAGTACGATGTGGAAATCCCTGTTGTAAACAAAACTGATGTAGAATTTCAGTGCATTTACAATCGGTGTTTGTTATAGAACATAGTATCTATAAAAGGTGGTGTGATTAGAGCAAGGCGAATTTAGAATAGTTAATTTGGATTAgagcaaggtggatttattataataaattattaaataaatccaccttggattAGAGTagttaatttcttcttcttccacttGTCTTTAATTAGAAATGCCAGTAAAACGGAATGACGGAAGTTGTGTTGTGTATGCGCGACAaactaattttatctatttgtcatTGATTCTATTCTTCCCTTGACAGttctaatttaaaaaaggtTGTTACTCGAATGCCACCAACTTGAAGAGATTTGCCTTGAAACTAACCTGAGATAAGCTAACCAAATCTTtgtgaaaatataattataatttcaaaccattgttgtagcagcatgaaCATTCCCCattcttacatacggggaatgctgctggagtggctaTCCTTGGCAGGATATAAATCctggtcgtttcggtaacgtagaaccgactgccgacTAATTTCAAACTATCGTTAGGTTAGGTTTCCAGTTAAAGGCAATATGTACGGGGCATTGGAAAACTGACCTTATTAGTATTGAGtacttttatttctaattaCGACTACATCTTTTACGGTAATTGAAGCTTAGACTAAAATGTTGTAAGTTAAGtcatttaaaattcaattatctttttattCAAGGATATTGTTGCTATTGGCATAACAAACCAAAGGGAATCAACCATAATATGGGACCGTGAAACCGGTAAACCGTTACATAATGCTATAATTTGGTTGGATAATCGCACCTCAAGTACTGTTGATGAACTCGTCGAGACAATACCCAACAAATCTCGCAATATCAATTACTTAAAACCACTATGTGGACTCCCTATCTCGCCTTATTTCTCAGCATTAAAAATGCGTTGGATGCGCGATCATGTAGGCGAAGTTCAAAAGGCCATGGAGGCAAATACTTGCCAAGCTGGGACCATAGATACATGGTTAATCTATAAATTGACGGGGGGACCTAATGGTGGAGTTCACTTAACTGATGTAACAAATGCATCTCGAACTATGCTTATGAATATCGAGACGTTAAGGTGGGACCCACATCTGCTACGTTTCTTTGGACTGCCAGTCTCTATGTTACCACAAATTCGGTCAAGTGCTGAGAATTATGGTGATGTGGTTGTgggagttttaaaaaatgttccaaTTACTTCGTGCTTGGGAGACCAGCAGGCGGCACTTGTAGGACAGCAATGTTTGAATCATGGACTTGCTAAGTCTACATATGGCACAGGTTGTTTTCTGCTCTACAATACGGGATCGTCAATGGTGCAATCTAAACACGGCTTACTTACAACAGTCGGTTATCAATTAGGTCCACGTTCACCTGTAATGTATGCTTTAGAAGGTAGTGTAGCGATTGCTGGTGCAGCTATAAATTGGATGAAAAACAATTTGGAATTATTTGATTCCGTCAGTCAAGTAGAGGAGATGGCTGGAAAAGTTGATAATTCTCTGGATGTTTACTTTGTTCCTGCATTCAGTGGACTTTATGCTCCATATTGGAACCAAGAAGCTCGCGGGTAGATATAgtaatttgcaaaataaagcaggagtaaaatataaatatataatttaaaatttagggCAATTTGTGGACTCAGCGAAGAAACAACGAGCGAGCATATCGTGCGCGCAACTCTGGAAGCCATCTGTTTCCAAGTCAGAGATATTTTAGAATCAATGCGCAAAGATTGTGGTATTCCACTGACGAAATTAATGGTTGATGGAGGTATGACCGCAAATAATCTATTCCTACAGCTACAAGCCGACCTGGTGGGCATTAACGTAGTTCGTGCTAAGATGCAGGAGACAACAGCATTGGTAAATacggtattttttaaattacaccTTTTACTTAAACATTTGTCTTGAATCCAGGGTGCTGCGCTGGCCGCGTATATGGTAGTAGAATCCAGTTTTGACATTGCAGCACCCCTCGCTGGCAGTTCCGGTCAACTGAGCGTTTTTAAGCCAGCCATTGGCAATCATGAAAGGAATATACGTTACAAAAAGTGGAAGATGGCTATAGAACGTTGCATGAATTGGGAATCTTCTACACTGATGGAATCTTaaaagatataataataatgttgTTTGCAAACGAACCATGAAAAAAACtccctacatatgtatgcatgtaggtttttttaatatgaatgatATAAtgctttaaatataaataaatacgaatTTTATGTAAATAGAAAACGTATATTAATATCATAATTGTGTTTAGTTGTATGGAGGAGGAAAAATAGTACAAACGCCTACAAATTTAAATGTATTCTCACAAATGCTAAGTTTTTTGTGTTAGGACCTGTGCATTCAAATTGATTCTTCAACGCCACCACCAGAGGCTTGTTCAAGATCGTTCAGCATGATAACACCACCAGCAGCTTCATCAACTGCAACTGCAACAGGTGCTCCAATTGCTTCACCACCACCCACCCCTTCAGCATCAGCCACAAACGGCGCACGCACCTCAGCATTTATATTTACTTCAGGAGGTCGTATTGGATTACCACCTagatgaaattatttatatatattgtacttcaaaatatgtaaatatatgcatatatatatattacttgcGTCTAGTTCCAAGGGCGGATCTGCATTAGCTTCAGCCAAATTTGTCACTGACTTGGATTTGACGCATTGAAAATCAACGTGACGGCTTTTCGCTTCTTCTTTCTCCCAAGACATGTGTATAAACGGGCGTTGCACGTAACTGTAAATTACTTCAGCGCGGCCACCAGGCCTTCGACGTATCTTTTCTTTGTGCGTTGGGTAACCTTCAATGCCACAACGTATTTTCTTTAAGCCGCGATCTTTCATCACTTGTTTAGCTACGTCACGATTCTcgatgtatttaaaaaatcgatgCATAGCGGTACTATGAACagctaaaattattattttacatattagAACATTAACTTAATTCtaggtaaacatattttttaaatcaaacacATACTTTGGCAGTATTCTTCACCCATTTGAGGAGGAAATTCTTCATCCCAGTCTACAACATCATCGTCCAATAAAACTACAACGTGACACTCACGATCACCGCGTTGTGCTGATGCAACCATTAGGGGCAGTATAAGATCCTcaaggaaaacttcaaattgCTGTCGAGCACCTTCGTTGCTGAGTTCATGTAGTAAACCTCCTTTGAGATATACGCATACAAACACATAAGCGTACATATGGGGAAGGGGAATGAGTACGtattaaaaaatcaacaacaacaacaaaagaaagagGGAAGAGAGAGAAAATTGCTACTAAATGACAAATGACTTTTTTATAATTCCCTGCATGTATCTCtgttcaaaactaaaaaaaaaaaaaatatattgcattttttatacccgcgcacacTTGTGACCACTTTTGCTGTTGTATGTAACAGCTTAAAGGATTTgagatagataaataaatatatgaatattcaaaaatactGAGAATGATGTGAGGAATCGATTAAACTCTGGCTGTCCG
This genomic window contains:
- the LOC129240358 gene encoding glycerol kinase-like → MPFGKLVGAIDEGTTSARFMIFRAGTNNVVCYHQIDVPSIYPQEGWVEQDPMVIYDVVVKCIEEAVNKLEKLGGSVKDIVAIGITNQRESTIIWDRETGKPLHNAIIWLDNRTSSTVDELVETIPNKSRNINYLKPLCGLPISPYFSALKMRWMRDHVGEVQKAMEANTCQAGTIDTWLIYKLTGGPNGGVHLTDVTNASRTMLMNIETLRWDPHLLRFFGLPVSMLPQIRSSAENYGDVVVGVLKNVPITSCLGDQQAALVGQQCLNHGLAKSTYGTGCFLLYNTGSSMVQSKHGLLTTVGYQLGPRSPVMYALEGSVAIAGAAINWMKNNLELFDSVSQVEEMAGKVDNSLDVYFVPAFSGLYAPYWNQEARGAICGLSEETTSEHIVRATLEAICFQVRDILESMRKDCGIPLTKLMVDGGMTANNLFLQLQADLVGINVVRAKMQETTALGAALAAYMVVESSFDIAAPLAGSSGQLSVFKPAIGNHERNIRYKKWKMAIERCMNWESSTLMES
- the LOC129240360 gene encoding BTB/POZ domain-containing protein 10-like isoform X1, with the protein product MSTTSPNSGNSSSSNNSTKPTKQNQLNGEDSYSDSSSIEENLEAEERRRRILKNRNRSSCYLQRNIGGKSQPPHHLTQHRANMSAASGAIPKHDKSNTTGSNVSNNNANQNVGGGIVMRPGDRIALLVDNVRFVIEQALVTAQPNTMLGTMFSSGFQFVHPNERGEYEVAEGISHTVFRAILEYYKTGIIRCPPTVSVPELKEACDYLLIPFDATTVRCQNLRGLLHELSNEGARQQFEVFLEDLILPLMVASAQRGDRECHVVVLLDDDVVDWDEEFPPQMGEEYCQTVHSTAMHRFFKYIENRDVAKQVMKDRGLKKIRCGIEGYPTHKEKIRRRPGGRAEVIYSYVQRPFIHMSWEKEEAKSRHVDFQCVKSKSVTNLAEANADPPLELDASGNPIRPPEVNINAEVRAPFVADAEGVGGGEAIGAPVAVAVDEAAGGVIMLNDLEQASGGGVEESI
- the LOC129240360 gene encoding BTB/POZ domain-containing protein 10-like isoform X2 produces the protein MSTTSPNSGNSSSSNNSTKPTKQNQLNGEDSYSDSSSIEENLEAEERRRRILKNRNRSSCYLQRNIGGKSQPPHHLTQHRANMSAASGAIPKHDKSNTTGSNVSNNNANQNVGGGIVMRPGDRIALLVDNVRFVIEQALVTAQPNTMLGTMFSSGFQFVHPNERGEYEVAEGISHTVFRAILEYYKTGIIRCPPTVSVPELKEACDYLLIPFDATTVRCQNLRLLHELSNEGARQQFEVFLEDLILPLMVASAQRGDRECHVVVLLDDDVVDWDEEFPPQMGEEYCQTVHSTAMHRFFKYIENRDVAKQVMKDRGLKKIRCGIEGYPTHKEKIRRRPGGRAEVIYSYVQRPFIHMSWEKEEAKSRHVDFQCVKSKSVTNLAEANADPPLELDASGNPIRPPEVNINAEVRAPFVADAEGVGGGEAIGAPVAVAVDEAAGGVIMLNDLEQASGGGVEESI